In Chlorogloeopsis sp. ULAP01, the following proteins share a genomic window:
- a CDS encoding L,D-transpeptidase, giving the protein MQNKTNKSIYLFLMLGVLLNLVFPQYSWAYEQIFILPDAYETQTQTTRLEVNLSRRRVFVYRGKNLIKSYPIAVGRRNWETPTGKFKVQQLLQNPTWIHPITGQAIKGGTPENPLGNYWIGFWTDGRNWVGFHGTPNPETVGQAISHGCLRMYNRDIKELFQLVTFGTSVNVIK; this is encoded by the coding sequence ATGCAGAATAAAACCAATAAATCCATTTATTTATTTTTGATGCTCGGTGTATTGCTCAACTTGGTTTTTCCTCAATATTCTTGGGCGTATGAGCAAATATTTATATTACCGGATGCCTATGAAACTCAAACTCAAACAACTCGATTAGAAGTAAATCTTAGTCGGCGACGAGTATTTGTATATCGAGGTAAAAATTTGATTAAAAGTTATCCGATCGCAGTTGGTCGGCGTAACTGGGAAACTCCTACAGGTAAGTTTAAAGTACAGCAATTATTACAAAACCCTACGTGGATTCACCCGATAACAGGTCAAGCAATTAAAGGAGGGACACCAGAGAACCCTCTCGGAAATTATTGGATTGGTTTTTGGACTGATGGGCGAAATTGGGTTGGGTTTCATGGTACTCCTAATCCTGAAACTGTAGGGCAAGCAATCTCCCACGGTTGTTTACGAATGTACAACAGAGATATTAAAGAATTATTTCAACTGGTGACTTTTGGAACGTCGGTAAACGTCATCAAATAA
- a CDS encoding di-heme oxidoredictase family protein: MRLRSIIILISLLLFVGFLGFQLEITLPGRPPSVNNTYTPITKSAPKGVGSYDVLGYVVSKEEANKFLQTEKGREALSAENGAVEITEELINLGRDAFYQETFGNEYLFTDIVGILDGPINLGSITKAILALKGKQTTNLQIPLDQDITVGDRTFPAGTVLNTGLDVPKGSLFPLGITLKINHAQPRVGITCALCHATVNQETGRILEGAINTDVNLGPLIAMASNSAALFRQTDVNPTKIPLGKHTYIDKNGETAFLPDSKIMEDEVDKAILSWPPGNFVSNGDLKNNSAQIPSSYTHDSWPYAWSGVASIGWFHGLTTLNNAVFGLNADPTTTADTSEEVLGIDKETYLGTMLQNASKSEFRLPEGAQPSEFLDKVDPTPGEPGINSTIRMPEYPKGSLFMQNGLMAVTPGLPVAAQLNGMSAWQNTLAPPPHEAADLATLQRGAKIFTQANCNDCHSGRYFTNHKVIPVQEVKTQGNRAPASQSFAEQFAPPDTYPSNVPVPLPSNPAVLSIPTDITPQEDIELAYAISDPAGGYKVQNLIGLYLSAPYLHDGGVAASREAFKQDEKGGFVVANSQQLGMAGTLMRGILPDAEASLRSLVDRNLREPMVAANKASSDLQRSNITGQGHPYWVDEQAGFTTQQQTDLINFLLSIDDDPAVLP; this comes from the coding sequence ATGCGATTACGCAGCATAATTATCTTAATCTCTTTACTTCTTTTTGTTGGCTTTTTGGGTTTTCAATTAGAAATAACTTTGCCAGGAAGACCACCTTCAGTCAACAATACATATACTCCAATCACAAAATCTGCACCCAAAGGAGTTGGCTCCTATGACGTGCTGGGTTACGTAGTTAGTAAAGAAGAAGCGAATAAGTTTCTGCAAACAGAAAAAGGACGTGAAGCCCTTTCTGCTGAGAATGGTGCAGTTGAAATTACTGAAGAGTTAATCAACCTTGGACGTGATGCTTTTTATCAAGAAACCTTTGGTAATGAATATCTGTTTACAGATATAGTTGGCATTCTAGATGGGCCGATTAATCTAGGTAGCATCACCAAAGCAATATTAGCTTTGAAGGGCAAACAAACTACTAATCTTCAGATTCCCTTAGACCAAGATATCACCGTCGGCGATCGCACTTTCCCCGCAGGTACGGTACTCAATACCGGTTTAGATGTACCTAAGGGTTCTTTGTTTCCCTTAGGAATTACCCTCAAAATCAATCATGCTCAACCGAGAGTAGGTATTACCTGTGCTTTATGCCATGCCACAGTCAATCAAGAAACTGGGCGTATATTAGAAGGTGCAATTAATACAGACGTTAATTTGGGGCCATTAATTGCAATGGCTAGTAATTCAGCTGCTCTCTTCCGGCAGACAGATGTCAATCCCACAAAAATTCCCCTTGGAAAGCATACCTATATCGACAAGAACGGAGAAACAGCATTTCTTCCTGACTCTAAAATCATGGAAGACGAAGTAGATAAAGCGATTCTATCCTGGCCTCCTGGTAACTTTGTTTCTAATGGCGATCTAAAAAATAACTCAGCTCAGATCCCATCTTCCTATACCCACGATTCTTGGCCTTATGCTTGGAGTGGCGTTGCTTCCATTGGTTGGTTCCACGGATTAACCACACTAAATAATGCGGTATTTGGATTGAATGCAGATCCAACAACAACAGCAGATACCAGCGAAGAAGTACTAGGCATTGATAAAGAAACCTATTTAGGAACAATGCTGCAAAACGCTTCCAAATCTGAATTTCGTCTTCCAGAAGGAGCCCAACCTTCCGAATTTTTAGACAAGGTAGATCCTACACCTGGAGAACCTGGAATCAACAGCACTATTCGGATGCCAGAATACCCCAAAGGTTCCCTGTTCATGCAGAATGGATTAATGGCAGTGACTCCTGGTTTACCTGTGGCTGCTCAACTCAATGGGATGTCAGCTTGGCAAAATACTTTAGCACCACCTCCTCACGAAGCTGCTGATCTTGCAACTCTCCAGCGTGGAGCAAAGATTTTTACGCAGGCTAATTGTAATGATTGCCATAGTGGCAGGTACTTTACCAACCATAAGGTAATTCCTGTGCAAGAGGTGAAAACTCAAGGCAACCGAGCGCCAGCATCGCAGTCTTTTGCTGAACAGTTTGCGCCACCAGATACTTATCCAAGTAACGTACCTGTGCCGTTGCCATCTAATCCAGCTGTACTGTCAATACCTACAGATATTACGCCTCAGGAAGATATTGAGCTAGCCTATGCTATTAGCGATCCTGCTGGTGGCTATAAAGTACAAAACTTGATTGGACTTTACCTCAGTGCGCCTTATCTCCATGATGGTGGGGTTGCAGCTAGCCGAGAAGCCTTCAAGCAAGATGAAAAAGGAGGCTTTGTTGTTGCAAACTCCCAACAATTGGGTATGGCAGGTACTTTGATGCGTGGTATTTTACCAGATGCCGAAGCTAGCTTGCGATCGCTAGTTGATCGTAACCTGCGTGAGCCTATGGTTGCTGCTAACAAAGCAAGTTCCGACTTACAGCGATCAAATATAACCGGTCAAGGACACCCCTACTGGGTTGATGAACAAGCAGGTTTTACTACACAACAGCAAACCGACTTGATCAACTTCCTGCTCTCGATTGACGATGATCCAGCCGTGCTACCGTAA
- the pstS gene encoding phosphate ABC transporter substrate-binding protein PstS yields MYLNLFGFHVNHWSASIALTALAAGLVSCQPQTPTATAPGTPGAPSERVSISGAGASFPAPLYQRWFAEYNKQNPNIQISYQSVGSGAGVNQFVAQTVDFGATDAPLTQQERDKFPAQRGRPIQLPMTGGALVFAYNLPGVDNLRLSRQAYCGIAQGNIKTWNDPQIAQQNPGVNLPNTPISFIHRSDGSGTTFIFTNHLESACPQWQAGAGKSVSWPAGIGAKGNEGVTAQVQQTQGAIGYVEYAYARENKLQMAVLENQAGNYITPEPGSAASAIEGAQIPEDFALLVPDPKGEQAYPIVGLTWLLLYEQYDNPAKAQAMKNVVEWALSQGDKYAEELGYLPLPDDVSQKVIAALDTIKVAQGQ; encoded by the coding sequence ATGTACTTGAACTTATTTGGCTTTCATGTCAATCATTGGTCAGCTTCTATTGCTTTAACTGCACTAGCAGCCGGGCTAGTCTCTTGCCAACCTCAAACCCCAACTGCTACTGCCCCTGGAACACCTGGCGCTCCTAGTGAAAGAGTGTCCATTAGCGGTGCAGGTGCTTCATTTCCAGCGCCTTTATATCAGCGTTGGTTTGCTGAATACAATAAGCAAAATCCTAATATCCAAATTAGTTATCAGTCAGTTGGAAGTGGTGCCGGGGTAAATCAATTTGTGGCACAAACTGTAGATTTTGGAGCTACTGATGCGCCACTCACCCAACAAGAACGTGATAAGTTTCCCGCACAACGGGGGCGCCCAATTCAATTGCCAATGACAGGAGGCGCGCTTGTCTTTGCCTACAACCTTCCTGGGGTAGATAATTTAAGGCTATCTCGACAAGCATACTGCGGAATTGCTCAAGGCAACATCAAAACCTGGAATGATCCTCAAATTGCACAGCAAAACCCTGGTGTCAACTTACCCAATACTCCGATTTCCTTCATCCATCGTTCTGATGGTAGCGGAACGACTTTTATTTTTACTAATCACCTCGAAAGTGCTTGCCCACAATGGCAAGCGGGTGCTGGCAAATCTGTGTCATGGCCAGCAGGTATCGGTGCTAAGGGAAATGAAGGTGTAACCGCTCAAGTTCAACAAACTCAAGGAGCAATTGGTTATGTAGAATATGCCTACGCTAGGGAAAACAAATTGCAAATGGCTGTACTTGAGAACCAGGCTGGTAATTATATCACACCTGAACCAGGTTCGGCTGCTAGTGCAATTGAAGGCGCTCAGATTCCTGAAGATTTCGCACTCCTAGTTCCAGATCCAAAGGGGGAGCAAGCCTACCCGATTGTTGGTTTAACTTGGTTGCTGCTATACGAGCAGTATGATAATCCTGCTAAAGCACAAGCAATGAAAAACGTGGTTGAGTGGGCTTTGTCTCAAGGCGACAAGTATGCTGAAGAATTAGGTTATTTGCCTTTGCCTGATGACGTCTCACAAAAAGTCATTGCAGCTTTAGACACAATTAAAGTGGCTCAAGGGCAATAA
- a CDS encoding NAD(P)/FAD-dependent oxidoreductase, producing MNAELDIIIIGAGFCGVTVAASLKNFGINNFIVIEKGETVATIWKNSYDRLVTQNPYFILPFFEGKEKYSTFKTKDEIVEYLTEYAHHFQVNSHIRFGEEVQNISKTDNQNQTDYNWQIETTKDILHCKILVICTGLNNEPVIPKFFGQEDFSGTIIHSSAYQNGIPYQNQKVLVVGSGNSAAEIALDLYEHGAARIDMLIRGKRWVFPLYPRLRVLQHWLWRSRSYFKQLFNQYTTDSKIAAMERSIDFSPEELQADIKETDKFIQRFALDLSAYSIYPEDKGPMDMEVNQGRVAWVDRGSVKQIKKGNIQVISNNIQQLTKTGVIFANGVTQDYDAIILGTGFRPSINKLLKQSELYLNLNDSLLPNTDGKCQSIVDATLYFVGFEKTAARSATYGYYGWCTGKRIAFQLMEKQLLSRQKLKILF from the coding sequence ATGAACGCTGAACTAGACATTATCATTATTGGGGCTGGTTTTTGTGGTGTTACTGTAGCTGCAAGTTTAAAAAATTTTGGTATTAATAACTTTATTGTGATAGAAAAAGGTGAAACCGTTGCAACTATCTGGAAAAATTCATATGACCGATTAGTAACTCAAAATCCTTATTTTATTCTACCTTTCTTTGAGGGTAAGGAAAAATATTCTACATTTAAGACGAAAGATGAAATAGTAGAGTATTTAACAGAATATGCGCATCATTTCCAAGTTAATTCACATATTCGTTTTGGTGAAGAAGTACAAAATATTAGCAAAACAGATAATCAGAATCAAACAGATTATAACTGGCAAATAGAAACAACCAAAGACATTTTACACTGCAAGATACTTGTTATCTGCACTGGGCTAAATAACGAACCTGTAATTCCCAAATTTTTTGGGCAAGAAGATTTTTCGGGTACTATTATTCATAGTAGTGCCTATCAAAATGGCATCCCTTATCAAAATCAGAAGGTTTTAGTCGTTGGTTCAGGGAATTCAGCAGCAGAAATAGCACTAGATTTATATGAACACGGTGCTGCTCGTATAGATATGTTAATACGTGGTAAACGTTGGGTATTTCCTCTTTATCCGAGACTACGAGTACTACAACATTGGTTATGGCGAAGTAGGTCATATTTTAAACAGTTATTTAATCAATATACAACAGATAGCAAAATAGCAGCTATGGAGAGATCAATAGATTTCTCTCCAGAAGAATTGCAAGCAGATATCAAAGAAACCGATAAATTTATTCAGCGTTTTGCTTTAGATTTGAGTGCTTACTCTATCTATCCAGAAGATAAAGGGCCAATGGATATGGAAGTTAATCAGGGACGTGTGGCGTGGGTAGATAGAGGTAGTGTTAAACAAATTAAAAAAGGAAATATTCAAGTTATCTCTAATAATATTCAGCAACTCACAAAAACAGGCGTAATCTTTGCCAATGGTGTAACACAAGATTACGATGCAATTATTTTAGGCACTGGCTTTCGTCCTAGTATCAATAAACTTTTGAAACAGTCTGAATTGTATCTTAATCTGAATGATAGTTTATTACCAAACACAGATGGTAAATGTCAATCGATTGTTGACGCTACACTTTACTTTGTGGGCTTTGAGAAAACTGCTGCTAGATCCGCAACTTATGGTTATTACGGCTGGTGTACAGGTAAAAGAATTGCTTTTCAATTGATGGAAAAACAATTGTTATCGCGTCAAAAATTGAAGATTTTATTTTAG
- a CDS encoding cyclic peptide export ABC transporter yields the protein MNLITLLVRSSWKILTLAAFIGLLSGVSTAGLLVIINTHINQPSLTTLIWSFIGLCCLKFITNIISKNLLINLAEKAILELRLTLSERILATPLYHLEILGKHRILATLTDDVLTISQTVYIIPTLCIDITIVASCLLYLFWLSPIIFFLVLISLLLGIISYRQVAHKATLFFILARQQEDRLFSHFRTITEGTKELKLHFQRRQTFLKKELKETAQLYRRKNVVGMTIFAAAAGWGNNLFFVVVGLVIFALPTLQTIPIHILSGYALTILYLLSPLDYIMSAIPAFSKATVALNKVDSLKLSLSNHCYESNFMNWDEADNFCHCLEFLGITHTYHQDSEEAAFTLGPINLTVAGSEIVFIVGGNGSGKSTLIKLITGLYIPEQGKVYLNGKLVNAKNQEWFRQHFSVVFSDFYLFNNVLNLGKNIADEQIYYYLAKLQLDKKVQINNGILSTTLLSQGQRKRLALLTAYLEDRPIYVFDEWASDQDPAFKNVFYTQILPELKNQGKTVIVVTHDDQYFYLSDRIVKLDYGKINNVYNYVTS from the coding sequence ATGAACTTAATAACTTTGTTAGTACGCTCTTCTTGGAAAATTCTGACTCTTGCTGCGTTTATCGGGTTATTAAGTGGAGTTAGTACGGCTGGATTGCTGGTAATAATTAATACTCATATTAATCAACCATCACTAACAACATTAATTTGGAGTTTTATCGGACTTTGTTGTCTAAAATTTATTACTAATATCATTTCTAAAAATTTGTTAATAAATTTGGCAGAAAAAGCTATTTTAGAATTACGTCTCACGTTAAGCGAGAGAATTTTAGCCACACCACTATATCATTTAGAAATTTTAGGAAAACATCGTATCTTAGCTACATTAACAGATGATGTTTTAACAATTTCTCAGACAGTTTATATTATTCCTACTTTGTGTATTGACATAACAATCGTAGCAAGTTGTCTTCTGTATTTATTTTGGTTATCGCCAATAATATTTTTTTTAGTACTTATTTCTTTATTGCTAGGAATAATCAGCTATCGACAGGTTGCACACAAAGCAACATTATTTTTTATCTTAGCTCGTCAGCAAGAAGATAGATTATTTAGCCATTTTCGGACTATCACCGAAGGAACTAAAGAACTGAAACTTCACTTTCAGCGACGACAAACATTTTTAAAGAAAGAACTTAAAGAAACTGCACAATTATATCGACGTAAAAATGTAGTTGGGATGACTATATTTGCTGCTGCTGCTGGCTGGGGTAATAACTTATTTTTTGTAGTTGTTGGATTGGTAATTTTTGCTCTACCAACTCTCCAAACTATCCCTATTCATATTTTATCTGGTTATGCGTTGACTATTCTCTATCTGCTTTCACCTTTAGATTACATTATGAGTGCTATTCCTGCTTTTAGCAAAGCTACCGTCGCTTTAAATAAGGTTGACTCTCTCAAACTATCATTATCCAATCACTGTTATGAAAGTAATTTCATGAATTGGGATGAAGCAGATAATTTTTGTCACTGTTTAGAATTTTTGGGTATCACTCATACTTATCATCAAGACTCAGAAGAAGCAGCTTTTACTCTTGGCCCAATTAATTTGACTGTTGCGGGTAGTGAAATTGTTTTTATCGTCGGTGGTAATGGTAGTGGTAAATCTACTCTTATTAAGTTAATCACTGGTTTATACATTCCTGAACAGGGAAAAGTTTATCTTAATGGCAAATTAGTAAATGCAAAAAATCAAGAGTGGTTCCGCCAACATTTTTCAGTGGTATTTTCTGATTTTTATTTATTCAATAATGTCTTGAATTTAGGTAAAAATATTGCTGACGAACAAATTTACTACTATTTAGCTAAGTTACAACTTGACAAAAAAGTTCAAATTAACAATGGTATACTTTCTACGACTCTGTTATCTCAAGGACAGCGAAAACGTCTAGCTTTATTGACAGCTTATTTAGAAGATCGCCCGATATATGTATTTGATGAATGGGCTAGTGATCAAGATCCTGCGTTTA